From Nitrospirota bacterium:
TGTTACCAACACTCGCCGCGATCAATGCGAAAAAAAATATAGCGCTGGCCAATAAAGAAACAATGGTCATGGCCGGGGAGATGGTTTGTCAGGAAGCAAGATCCGCCGGCGTTACAATTCTTCCTATTGATAGCGAACATAGCGCGATTTTTCAGGCTCTGTCGGGAAATCAAAAAAAAGATGTCCGGAAAATAATTTTAACCGCGTCCGGGGGGCCCTTTCTTCACTTCGATCGGGACCAAAAAGCAAAAGTCACTCCCGAGGCTGCCGTTAAACATCCCAAATGGGAAATGGGAAAAAAAATTTCAATTGATTCAGCTACTTTAATGAATAAGGGATTGGAAGTCATTGAGGCCCGGTGGCTTTTTGGTTTCCCTGTAGAAAAAATTGAAGTACTCATTCATCCCCAAAGTATCGTTCATTCTATGGTAGAATATATTGATGGATCGGTCATGGCCCAGATGGCCATTCCCGATATGCGGGGTCCGATCTCTTACGCGATTAATTATCCCGAAAGGCTTTCATTGAACCTGCCTCCTTTAGATTTGGTGTCTGCCGGAACGTTATCCTTTTCACCTCCCGAT
This genomic window contains:
- a CDS encoding 1-deoxy-D-xylulose-5-phosphate reductoisomerase, yielding MKNIIVLGSTGSVGENTLKIVSQFSDKFRISALAAGKNLVLVQEQIQKFRPSIVSVSDSDHAAKLRDFCSGVKTEIVFGREGLLKVATCPEGELVVSAIVGAAGLLPTLAAINAKKNIALANKETMVMAGEMVCQEARSAGVTILPIDSEHSAIFQALSGNQKKDVRKIILTASGGPFLHFDRDQKAKVTPEAAVKHPKWEMGKKISIDSATLMNKGLEVIEARWLFGFPVEKIEVLIHPQSIVHSMVEYIDGSVMAQMAIPDMRGPISYAINYPERLSLNLPPLDLVSAGTLSFSPPDNEAFPCLSYGYEALRTGGTQPAVLNAANEEAVAAFLDGKMGFLKIEEVIKRTMECHRPRPIQTLDDVLYADSWARKEACRLIENFQGKK